A window from Novosphingobium sp. CECT 9465 encodes these proteins:
- a CDS encoding response regulator, whose translation MNTSTVPFALAVDDVPIILMDMTLILEDAGFRCHEAMDGDTAIVLLEEQADNTILLFSDVEMPGSINGFALARHVAQHWPWIEIVIASGNIRPNPGDMPEKATFIPKPFSAAIVHEHLRRTLPDGKKPAPLKNAVTTPVQPGA comes from the coding sequence ATGAACACTTCGACCGTACCTTTCGCGCTCGCGGTCGATGACGTCCCGATCATCCTGATGGACATGACGCTGATCCTGGAGGACGCCGGCTTTCGCTGTCATGAGGCGATGGACGGCGATACCGCGATCGTGCTGCTGGAGGAGCAGGCCGACAACACCATCCTGCTGTTCTCCGATGTCGAGATGCCGGGATCGATCAACGGCTTTGCGCTGGCGCGTCATGTCGCACAGCACTGGCCCTGGATCGAGATCGTGATCGCCAGCGGCAATATCCGTCCCAATCCGGGTGACATGCCCGAGAAGGCGACGTTCATCCCGAAGCCCTTCTCGGCTGCGATCGTCCACGAGCACCTCCGCAGGACGCTGCCTGACGGCAAGAAGCCCGCGCCGCTGAAGAATGCGGTGACGACGCCGGTTCAGCCGGGAGCCTGA
- a CDS encoding nuclease-related domain-containing protein: MIRKKSTRAAEIAFADEVMASDEFAALPERVRSTVRNHRQGMRGERETAYMLDHQFGPDNDRNLLIHDLRLPDGQGGFAQFDHILLSRASRTASIFESKNYSGRISKNEHGEWMVWYRSQRQPQNIPNPVEQAKRQRKVLQAWLKRKGHDRAFAEVGVFVSVPPTAMIDRSKIGSDEPIYKCDNLYKAWVPFGGSSPLGRMFSTGVTAAQMVEIADQLIADHVQEGDIYTRLGIVPDSTDAADTSHTGDPSGPINMPIVQAASVPELPPYVEAEPVTVHPAQSPSTSVAVECTVLEVSPPAKAVPVKAGAPIEVCAGIVERTLPDGRIAFRAARDDEIGREVLSALCKGKAIWNPRFSNWICVPDVADVIRAALPDAIRVGHVA; this comes from the coding sequence ATGATCCGCAAGAAATCGACCCGCGCGGCCGAGATCGCATTTGCCGACGAAGTGATGGCGTCCGACGAGTTCGCGGCTCTCCCCGAGCGCGTGCGATCGACGGTGCGGAACCATCGCCAGGGGATGCGGGGCGAGCGCGAGACCGCCTATATGCTCGATCACCAATTCGGGCCTGACAACGACCGCAACCTGCTTATCCACGATCTGCGCCTGCCGGACGGGCAGGGCGGGTTCGCGCAGTTCGATCATATCCTGCTGTCGCGGGCGTCGCGCACCGCCTCGATCTTCGAATCCAAGAACTACTCTGGCCGGATCTCGAAGAACGAGCATGGCGAATGGATGGTCTGGTATCGCTCGCAACGTCAGCCGCAGAACATCCCCAATCCGGTCGAACAGGCCAAACGACAACGCAAGGTGCTGCAGGCGTGGCTGAAGCGAAAAGGGCATGACAGGGCGTTCGCGGAGGTCGGCGTATTCGTGTCCGTTCCGCCCACCGCGATGATCGACCGTTCCAAAATCGGCAGCGACGAGCCGATCTACAAATGCGACAACCTTTACAAAGCCTGGGTGCCGTTCGGCGGGTCATCGCCCCTGGGACGAATGTTTTCGACCGGCGTCACCGCCGCGCAGATGGTCGAGATCGCCGACCAGCTCATCGCCGACCATGTCCAGGAGGGCGATATCTATACCCGCCTCGGCATCGTTCCTGACAGCACGGACGCCGCCGATACGTCTCATACCGGCGACCCGTCTGGGCCGATCAACATGCCCATCGTCCAGGCCGCGTCTGTGCCGGAATTGCCGCCGTACGTCGAGGCAGAGCCTGTCACTGTTCATCCGGCGCAAAGTCCCTCCACATCGGTAGCGGTTGAATGCACCGTTTTGGAGGTATCGCCCCCTGCCAAGGCGGTTCCCGTCAAGGCGGGCGCACCTATCGAGGTATGCGCCGGGATCGTCGAGCGGACACTGCCAGATGGCCGCATCGCATTCAGGGCCGCGCGCGACGATGAGATCGGCAGGGAGGTTCTTTCCGCGTTGTGCAAGGGCAAGGCGATCTGGAACCCGAGATTCTCCAACTGGATCTGCGTGCCCGACGTCGCCGACGTGATCCGGGCTGCACTTCCCGATGCGATCAGGGTCGGCCACGTCGCATGA
- a CDS encoding CsgG/HfaB family protein yields the protein MLDRTRMLVVTAALAAVTPSMAHAQKLGQGGTGVDETTAVPQCQVPLGVAALVEEKAANPADGLSPQLQALMRMAEMQNGGSTARVDALPLVKLMIARSNCFRVADRGEAFSALERERAINGGTATTRPVTKADYLIEVKVVYSDAKSRESGGGVGGVFGGAVGLKSKTLESQVLMTLVDVNTGIQEAVASGSARKKDIGVVGGGLLLGLGVGALGGSYASTDIGKITTLATLDAFRKLIEDARPRLEARLVPAKPPAMVPPASAPLPAQAVQPLPQPNPGTPKR from the coding sequence GTGCTTGATCGCACCCGCATGCTCGTCGTGACGGCCGCGCTCGCGGCCGTCACACCTTCAATGGCCCACGCCCAGAAGCTGGGGCAGGGCGGCACCGGCGTCGACGAGACGACCGCCGTGCCGCAATGCCAGGTGCCGCTCGGCGTTGCCGCGCTGGTTGAGGAGAAGGCCGCCAACCCGGCCGATGGCCTGTCGCCGCAACTGCAGGCGCTCATGCGCATGGCGGAGATGCAGAACGGCGGTTCGACCGCGCGCGTCGACGCGCTGCCACTGGTCAAGCTGATGATCGCGCGATCCAATTGCTTCCGCGTCGCCGATCGCGGCGAGGCGTTCAGCGCGCTCGAACGCGAACGCGCGATCAATGGCGGGACTGCCACAACCCGGCCTGTCACCAAGGCGGATTATCTGATCGAGGTGAAGGTGGTCTATTCCGACGCCAAGTCGCGTGAGAGCGGGGGCGGGGTCGGCGGTGTGTTCGGCGGGGCGGTCGGGCTCAAGTCGAAGACACTCGAAAGCCAGGTGCTGATGACGCTGGTCGACGTGAACACCGGCATCCAGGAAGCGGTCGCCAGCGGGTCGGCGCGCAAGAAGGATATCGGCGTCGTGGGCGGTGGGCTGTTGCTCGGCCTTGGCGTGGGTGCGCTCGGTGGAAGCTACGCCTCGACCGACATCGGCAAGATCACCACGCTGGCGACGCTCGATGCGTTCCGCAAGCTGATCGAGGATGCACGGCCACGGCTCGAGGCGAGGCTGGTGCCGGCCAAGCCGCCCGCAATGGTGCCTCCCGCCTCCGCGCCGCTACCGGCGCAGGCGGTTCAACCGCTGCCGCAGCCAAATCCGGGAACGCCGAAACGATGA
- the mobF gene encoding MobF family relaxase — MLSIASVKSASGAAQYFAKDDYYTAEHSSEATAWGGVGAADLGLKGEVTKEDFEKILNGEMPDGEKVGQVEGRRLGVDLTFSMPKSASVMAYVAGDTRVLTAHMNAVKATMGWVEKTFAEGRTYDQSRSGDAVRTGNLVYALFQHDTSRALDPQGHIHVLIANMTKMANGAWQALHNQQLWKNNTTIGAAYHAQFRAELAKIGYETSVTGKHGQFEIAGVPKEVIDTFSQRRADILAKAGELGVTSAEALRKVTNNTRDAKLNVEDRDALRQEWRDRAAALGFDGKALVDAARERAGASGLDAQPRPMERLGDVLANLRESLGELFRPADPLVASGLDRLRIAPVDLRAQHAVASAIRIHAQREAAFAVPDITRTALDLGLKGVTAAHVDARVSELIRNEKLIPGKDDRIDSVVTHVTTPEALATERGILAEIERGKGEGRVIVSADTVIERINAASGDKELNAGQMAAATMALTSADRIVAVQGVSGAGKSTMLASVARNVEQEGGKVVGLALMKATADRLGAEAGIESRTVSSFVHSYARHALAGKGAGYDGARDALAGTTLILDEASMVGSEQMKHLVGIANALGVDRFLMIGDRQQITAVDAGKAFALAQAGGITLARMDENLRQRTEQLRTVAALTNRGEVREAMAMLGDKVTANPEHVKAAAEHWLGLTPEQRETTAMFSSGRVARAELNVRIQDGLAAEGTLKGDGVVTPVLDKVNVTREELRYAHTYKPGQVIDLRHAMRELGLSPGTYDVLGVDAKGRVQVQIGNRVRTFDPQKISPVDKTDAMQLAQREQIKLHEGDKIRWTQNDKDRGLNNNDIARVVSADPSGIKVEASDGTLHELKAGDPMMERISLAYALNMHAAQGITTDTAIAVMSHRESNLSNQRLFNVTVTRVRDDIQLFTDDREKLTAAIERNEGNKTSALETTGALSIDPDRGAAGAATKAGAGETFNPSLPPDLDRGPEKVGGEPSADTARPSTGGKIDIRTDPSLDLSRFSVPVEPKGPELPYPEKDIGLEL, encoded by the coding sequence ATGCTGTCGATCGCTTCCGTCAAGTCCGCCTCCGGCGCGGCGCAGTATTTCGCCAAGGACGATTACTACACCGCCGAGCATTCGTCCGAGGCGACCGCCTGGGGCGGGGTGGGCGCGGCCGACCTTGGCCTCAAGGGCGAGGTGACCAAGGAAGACTTCGAGAAGATCCTCAACGGCGAGATGCCCGATGGCGAAAAGGTCGGGCAGGTCGAGGGTCGCAGGCTCGGTGTCGACCTGACCTTCTCGATGCCGAAGTCCGCCAGCGTAATGGCCTATGTCGCTGGCGACACCCGTGTCCTCACCGCGCATATGAACGCCGTAAAGGCGACGATGGGATGGGTCGAGAAGACCTTCGCCGAAGGCCGCACCTACGATCAGTCCAGGTCAGGGGATGCGGTGCGAACCGGCAACCTCGTCTATGCGCTGTTCCAGCACGACACGAGTCGCGCGCTCGATCCACAGGGCCACATCCATGTCCTGATCGCCAACATGACCAAGATGGCGAACGGGGCATGGCAGGCGCTCCACAACCAGCAGCTGTGGAAGAACAACACGACCATCGGCGCGGCCTACCACGCGCAGTTTCGCGCCGAGCTGGCAAAGATCGGCTACGAAACAAGCGTCACCGGCAAGCACGGCCAGTTCGAGATCGCCGGCGTGCCTAAGGAGGTGATCGACACCTTCAGCCAGCGGCGCGCCGATATCCTGGCGAAAGCCGGCGAGCTCGGTGTCACCTCCGCCGAGGCGTTGCGCAAGGTGACCAACAATACCCGCGACGCCAAGCTGAACGTCGAGGATCGCGATGCCCTGCGCCAGGAATGGCGTGACCGGGCGGCCGCGCTCGGATTCGACGGCAAGGCACTGGTCGATGCCGCGCGCGAGCGTGCTGGCGCCAGCGGCCTCGATGCCCAGCCACGACCGATGGAGCGCCTCGGTGACGTCCTGGCCAATCTCCGCGAAAGCCTGGGCGAGTTATTCCGACCCGCCGATCCGCTCGTCGCCAGCGGCCTCGACCGGCTGCGCATCGCGCCGGTGGATCTGCGCGCCCAGCACGCCGTCGCCTCCGCGATCCGCATCCATGCCCAACGCGAAGCCGCGTTCGCGGTGCCGGACATCACCAGGACCGCGCTCGACCTCGGGCTGAAGGGTGTCACCGCCGCGCATGTCGACGCGCGCGTCTCCGAGCTCATCCGCAACGAGAAGCTGATTCCGGGCAAGGATGACCGGATCGACAGCGTCGTCACCCATGTCACGACGCCCGAGGCGCTCGCGACGGAGCGCGGCATCCTTGCAGAGATCGAGCGCGGCAAGGGGGAGGGGCGGGTGATCGTCTCCGCCGACACCGTTATCGAGCGGATCAACGCCGCATCGGGCGACAAGGAACTCAATGCAGGGCAGATGGCGGCCGCGACGATGGCGCTCACTTCCGCCGATCGCATCGTCGCGGTCCAGGGCGTCTCGGGCGCCGGCAAGTCGACCATGCTGGCGAGCGTCGCGCGCAATGTCGAGCAGGAAGGCGGCAAGGTGGTCGGTCTCGCGCTCATGAAGGCGACCGCCGATCGTCTCGGCGCCGAAGCCGGCATCGAGAGCCGCACCGTGTCCTCGTTCGTCCACAGCTATGCCCGCCACGCGCTCGCTGGGAAGGGCGCGGGCTATGACGGCGCGCGAGACGCGCTCGCCGGCACCACGCTCATCCTCGACGAAGCCTCGATGGTCGGCTCGGAGCAGATGAAGCACCTGGTCGGCATCGCCAATGCGCTCGGCGTCGATCGCTTCCTGATGATCGGCGATCGCCAGCAGATCACCGCGGTCGACGCCGGCAAGGCGTTCGCGCTCGCGCAGGCCGGCGGGATCACGCTGGCGCGGATGGACGAGAATCTGCGCCAGCGCACCGAGCAGCTGCGCACCGTCGCCGCGCTGACCAACCGCGGCGAGGTGCGCGAGGCGATGGCGATGCTCGGCGACAAGGTCACCGCCAACCCCGAGCATGTGAAGGCCGCGGCCGAACACTGGCTGGGCCTAACCCCCGAACAGCGCGAGACCACCGCGATGTTCTCGTCGGGCCGCGTCGCGCGCGCAGAGCTCAACGTGCGCATCCAGGACGGCCTCGCCGCGGAGGGCACGTTGAAAGGGGACGGCGTCGTCACCCCGGTCCTCGACAAGGTCAACGTCACGCGCGAGGAACTCCGCTACGCGCATACCTATAAGCCCGGCCAGGTGATCGACCTGCGCCATGCCATGCGCGAGCTCGGCCTCAGCCCCGGCACCTATGACGTGCTCGGCGTCGACGCGAAGGGGCGCGTTCAGGTCCAGATCGGCAACCGGGTACGGACCTTCGATCCGCAGAAGATATCGCCGGTCGACAAGACCGACGCGATGCAGCTCGCCCAGCGCGAGCAGATCAAGCTGCATGAGGGCGACAAGATCCGCTGGACCCAGAACGACAAGGACCGCGGCCTCAACAACAACGATATCGCCCGCGTCGTCTCGGCCGACCCGTCGGGGATCAAGGTGGAGGCGAGCGACGGCACCCTCCACGAGCTGAAGGCGGGCGATCCGATGATGGAGCGGATCAGCCTCGCCTACGCGCTCAACATGCACGCGGCGCAGGGCATCACCACCGACACCGCGATCGCGGTGATGAGCCACAGGGAATCGAACCTCTCCAACCAGCGGCTGTTCAACGTCACCGTCACGCGCGTCCGCGACGACATCCAGCTGTTCACCGACGACCGCGAGAAGCTGACCGCCGCGATCGAGCGCAACGAGGGCAACAAGACCTCGGCGCTCGAGACCACCGGCGCGCTGTCGATCGACCCCGATCGCGGCGCTGCCGGCGCAGCCACGAAAGCCGGCGCGGGCGAGACGTTCAACCCTTCGCTGCCGCCCGACCTCGATCGCGGACCGGAGAAAGTCGGAGGCGAGCCGAGCGCAGATACAGCCCGCCCCTCGACCGGCGGCAAGATCGACATCCGTACCGATCCCTCGCTCGACCTCTCCCGGTTCAGCGTCCCGGTCGAGCCCAAAGGGCCTGAACTTCCCTACCCCGAAAAGGACATCGGACTGGAGCTATGA